The window GAGGGTAATAATGGCTAAATTAAGGTGTCAAACGCACATGGATAGCACATAGTTCTCTGTGTGCTATTCccaaagttaaatttaacctgCAATATTCCCTTAGTAACCGCCAATCAATCCCAACTAAGAGAATCCCTTTAATCCCTTGAAATGAACGAACTATACCTACTATACATTAGATTTAACGATGGAGATCTGGCCGCAGGGCCAGATCTCCATGTTAAAGCCGTGTTAAAGCCACATGGCTTTGCCGTGTTAAAGCCGTGAAAGGTCTCAAGTTCGAAtgtagaattttttaaattaattaattaccaaTTAAtcactcatttatttatttgtagttggatagaaaaaaaaatttattttatttgatatcggCATTTTTCATAGGACACAAGTACATCAAGTGTCTAATAGTAACTACATCGCTAATAATTTTACCAAAATGTTCACCGCTCAGCGTAATATCGTGGCGTGAACCACAACGCTGGCCTTCCGCAATTCCTTTCCTTCTGAATTCTATTCGTGTTACATGAGCAATGTGTATCAATCAGACACATGTTTAGTATGGAAACGATACGGGTACCATCTGCTcataactttttgttttttgggCAAAAAGCTGATCGAACTGGTCTATACTTATCACATTGAACAAACATTGTTATACAACGTGGCCATGCTGTCAGTATTCTGTATACGCTTCTGCGGGATTACGATATGaggaacatattttatttagatataactGTCTCATTTTCATACTGTTATTAAAATGAGACagttatatctaaataaaatatatattatttgttgttaaatCATGcgaattacaataatatataaaaaaaacaactctCGTACTTTTACTGattgtattttgtgtaatcaagttcaagtaaaataaaataattaaactaatcCTGATTTACGGTATTTAAACtcccaatattttattaaaatataataggtgTATGGAATAAGCgtgattataataatgcattgtaatGAAAACTGAAGTCACTAGGAAATTTTACtagagtaaaataaatacctatgtataggTGACATTTAAAAGATAAAGGGGCAGGGGAAccgaaataaaagcttgtaaaaaaataaaatgatccATTGATGCTCTCAtggtatttgattttaaaacaattgtaaTTTCTGTTcacgaaaatctttatttcaataacaataaagtCAACAAACAGGCATTCGGTAGACAATAGCTCCATTTAAAAGCAGTAAAATTGTTGTTGCCATATAAATTTTCCCGAATCTATATTACGAGACGTTTTTATTGGGGAAAGAAAGACGTACTTAACCTTTTTCGAGGCTACGGTTCCCAAATTATGTAATACAGAAGCCTTATTTTATGGTGATGTTATTTCAACCCTATTCACGTAAAATAGAAAGTGTCTTCTATTTATCAACTAAAATCGGGCACAATAACTGGGTGAGCCCATTATTTAAACAGGAGACAAAATACCTGATTCGATCCCTGTTAAAAATCTTCTTTTTGCGAGtgttttattgctaacactgttgtcaaaattcattcaaatcaTCTAAAGAGAAAGAAATCTGACATGACATTTACGATTACATACCGAGTCTACATTAGACGCGGTAATCGCAtgtacacactagtgaacttaaactgccaaccagtgtgcaggtttcgtTTAGTAGgattgtaacattttaatgcATTCATTTATATGATGATTGGTATATTTCCATAATAAAAACCATTTCCAGAGTGTTGCCTCCGTGACCTAATTTGAATTCTAAGTCATCGACACAAAATTGGTATTGCGTCTATTGGCGCGTTAATAGATCAATCGTTGtgcacaaattaatatttaggtCAACCGAAGCGCCGTTTGTAATGTTCCGTATCGGCATTGCTTCTTAAGAGGAAGACTTAAGATCAACAGGACTAATATTTCTTCCATTTGACTTTGTTTCTTGAGCTTCAATTATGTTTTTGCTAGTTTTCAGGGAGTttctgttaaaattaatatttttaccaagcagtacctataaaatttaagtaattattttatcccGTGACAGAAAAGTCATTTGTATTATAGAAGGGAGAAAAATAATGAGACATACTAACGTAGACCATGATAAAACTTTGACGTCCCTAGTTGAACATCTAACagtcaaaaaaatgtttattttctttcgatTTAATGATTGATTTAATGATATCATTATAGGTATATCGCTTTTTTCATATAACTTACTAACTAAAATGATCCACGAATGATAATAGTAACAGCTAaatataccaaaaaaaaattatgtcatcTAGACGTTAGACAATAATGATTGCGTCTGTTTATTTACAATCTTCTCCTTAACAATGGCCATACAAACATGTGTAACACTCATCATTATATTTCTTGACATTGAACTAGCACCGGCGACTAATTGAAGTCACTACAAACAAGTCTACAGTGCAATGAACAGTCTCATAGATATCAGagaatattttgcattttacgAAAGCGTTTGACAGAAAATAGTGTTGATAAAAACCttaaatttattctaatttaaaatttgtttgtaaatcgTAAAGtagtcatttatttaaatttgatttaatatacACCTAGATTTGTATtgaataacttaattttgaatatttttaatgctaaAGTGTGGGTTGCCCCAAGGATCAATTTTAGagccaaatatatttttaatttcattaatgtatttatataatgttagtaaaaatgtttgtcGTTAAAGTGATTgcattattagttttaataatagtaaatgtATGTGAGCTTAGCAAAGAAGTGGTTAGAGTAGTGGATCAGAGACAGAGGGCTCATTTTATTCAAAGATTAATGAATAGAAGAATGAAACATGAaggaaaaattaaacttattggAGGTCCTACTATGTACGaaggtaattattattttcattgattttcATACCAGAATGTTAATTCTGCTAACATTAAGTGAAAATCGTGtctcaatgttttttttaatagtagtGATTATTGCATTATTAATAAGGCCTACTATTTAAACACCATTGGGATACGATTATATATCTTTCATACTCGACTTATCTCTCGGATATTATAAGTTCATTCCTATATGTGTGATTGATTATTCTTGTACcttgtttagttttatatcCATACTTCAGGAATCTTTCtcgtaaatttttcattttcgatttttcttaaatttttgtagagtctgaaacggttcacCGACAATTGtttcgtctacgaacgtttcgtcgacagaatgtttccacatcgggcgtttgaacgacagaacccttcgTCTACaaacgattcgccgacagaatgtgTCCTCTATTTATTCTGTCAgcgtcggagaaccgtttcagactcatTTTTGTACTATCTTCGTATTAGtcgtataatataatttaattattcttctTACTTTTCCtatttatcttattaattACCTCGAACTTCGTATAATTagtttagaatataatatgttccAATATACGGAATGTAATACATACAACGACAGTTCACAGGCGGTCATATTTATTACTGGACTAACACCGCTtctatgtaattttctttcttttctataTTCTTGGCGATGATTAATGTTTATGCCGTTGGGAACTATATGTTTTAGTagaataaaagcttttttaatttccaattttaactagtttttgccctcatatgcatatattatttttgtcaatatttcgGATTTAaacaacgtatcgcgatgaaacctatatcagATTTCAAGTTAGACCATCTAATATACAAtactactataaaaaaaatgtttcggcttctattagtcctaTAAAGGCccccatttatttttctgtaatatctcgtatgtacagacatagcccacttacagttttatcataagtatggatatatatttttacaccaTAGGGAATGTCTACATCTACCACGCTGGTCGCTGGGGCGCTGTGTGTGACGACTCCTGGGACGACACGGATGCCCAGGTGGTCTGCAGATATTTCAATAGAACTGGCATTGCGACCCGTGGCGGAGAGTATGGAGTTGCAAAGAGTATGTAGATTACCACTGTTAATTTCCGAATATTCCCGACTCGGGGATGTGACGAAGCCTGTGTCAGCGGCAagaagattcagctgtgattctATCTGTGGTCTATCTAGTGGTCTATAGATTACCTTAATTAGTAAAGAATTCTTGTTTTCGaatgtgttaattgctaactaATACGATGTcagatttattcaaatagcctaaaggcatctgacatgaattttacgactacctaccgcgtctagtggcaagtaatcacatacacactagtgaacttaaactatcaaccagtgtacaggtttcctcacgttgTTTTGCCATCGTCCTTCACCGGAACTAGTGGTGGTATATGAAATTTActtacatgagtcagattggtatacaaagtcatgtggcacaagtagaattcgaacctgggacctttcgatcacagttGGAAGATCTTCTACCATCACTTCAAATCCcacaaacttaataaaatttaataaaaaaaaaaaacaatatttatgttttaatgattttatgtttatagcAAAATTCTGGATGGATGATGTAGTTTGTCAGGGCGATGAGAAGTACCTCTTCGAGTGTATATTCAGCGGTTGGGGTTCCTCTGACTGTTCAGCCACTGAGGCAGCAGGAGTCAACTGTAACAAACGACCATCCAAATATGAACAAAAGGATCATTTCGAGCACAAACTAAtgttgaaaaaacaaaatgtcccTTTAAAACTTGTCGGAACAATTTTGAGATTAGTGCCATCGCGTAACTATGTCTCAAATAGGAATGCGAGGAGTCACAGCAGAGGAAGAGTTGAAgtaagcatttttttatactatcaaGCAGGCAAACACGCGGTCAACTTGATgataagtggtcaccacagcctatcaatGCCTGCAACacaggggtgtcacacgcgcgttgtcTACTTTGTGTCCTAGGGTCTTTAGCCACAGCACAATATAATCAtactgcctctctcacccttcaaacatGAACACAACAATACAAGTACTGCTGTTTGGCGGCTGAAGTAGATGAGAGTGAGCTACCCATGCATACGAGCTTTGTTGTACTAAGATTTTGTGAAGACAATATACGAGTATCTAgccttatttaaatttatgattgtTACAATCgaattacaaacattttgtcTAAGATTTTTACAAGTGAAGCTAATTATCTTAAGTTTAGTTTACGTCTTCATACATTCAACCTGAAAAATCGGTCtgtaaaaaagttttagtttaactgattaattaatatattagagTATTTCAAATAGAGAATTCATTTATCTTAATttgttgaattattatttaaaatcagtCTAGCTTTTTAACGTCTGaaaaataggataatttaCATTCTAGCTTGGGcaccattattttatattacctattttaatatttgtggccgtccaaatcaaaatagaccttatggcgcccggcacttacgccgttattgccgttgttttgtattcgaacaacggcaataaagacctaagtgccagccgccatatggtcccttttgatttggacggccacatttATCGTGAAAtaagttattgaaataaacaatttatttaatgaatgtttttttagttGTTCTACAACAAAACATGGGGCAGTATATGTCCAGATGGCTGGACTCTGTACGAAGCGATGGTGGTCTGCCGTCACCTGGGCCTGGGTTACGCCCTGGAGGCCATGCACACTGACTATTTCGGCAGCTCCCCTATAATGCTTACCAACGTCAAGTGCCAGGGCAATGAGAGCAACATCTTTGAGTGCAAAGTGAAATATGGCGAGTCTGATTGTCCAGGAGATGTTGGTAAGGATAAGTGTCCCGATGGTAAATTCACGCTTACAAGGTCGTCGGCAAAAGTTGGTCCCCTATAACgttcaaaaaattaagtagtaTTCCAAGAGGCGGCTACCCAGCTTTGCTCAgggaaaacataatatattaaacacctaaaacttccttaggaatcatactatccacggtgaaaaccgcataaaaagcaatgcagtcgtttttgagtttttcgcACACAGCTAtgacagacgcggcaggggactttgatttttaatattttccataaatatatttcggaTAATATCGGGAATGTGGCCAATATCTTTGAGAACAAAGTACTTAAACTCTCTGATTATGCTGTTaaagatttaatataaaagcttCTCATGCCGCGGGCAGGTGACAGGTAGAAATCTCAACTCATCAGAGCATTTTCCCGattacttcctcagccgttgagtgtcGAAGCTCAGGGTTCACTTTAACTACACATAATCTAGTATTATTCAAATacctataacaaaaacaaattattgtgtaaattttatggCATAACACAAATATCAACAACAATTTAAGTAACTGATAACTCATTAAAGTTTCAGCCAACGCCAgccaattaataattaacttttcaGACCGCGACTCTGGTAAACGTTACTTTTGACTTTAAACTCGCCATCTTAATTATACGCGCTATAATGCAGACTTAAGGTTGTCTTAGCAAAATTAAGgctattatatactttaatttcagacgataattatttttgtctagaAAATTATCTACTAGAAgttgtgttaatttttaaaaccaattctcacataatttgttatgattttcattacaattcaAGTCGGAAATACAATTCGGCTTCTAATTCTCGATTTCACCCACCAACCGAATCGAATGGCCATTGGCAAAAGAGTATGAAAGAGAAGAAAACATAGAGTTGTCTTTGTCTTGCGCTTGTTTAATCAAACCAGATATTATAACCCAGAAGAATAAAAGCTCCCACAagcaacttttttatattgtattggaTATGATTGATAGATATATTAGGATGGTTGGAATGGAACCGCGGCCCGAAAATGTGAGATGCCAATCGTTCTCATCGTAGCGTTTCCAGACCCAGGATCCGTGGATCCTGGGTCTGGAAACCCAGGATCCTCTTATTCAaaatcgtattcctcatggctgaaggtcatggtcattacgtggaatgaaacacacatcaactttcttggcactattaagggagtggtttgccattgccttctccatttcacacacaagttagtAATCAACCAAtgttcaggtttcctcactacatttcccttcaccggaagcaagtgacggtcaattaaaactactatacatgagtcataATGgtttacaaactcatgtggaaCGTGtacgattcgaacctgggacctttcgatccacagacaggcgtcttaacattacaccaccaccgcttccccAAACTAACGAATCGTATTTCTCCAGGTCACGTGGCCGCAATATCCTGTACAGAACAGTTGGCAGATTTGCAGCTGGACACGAATGCCCTGGAGATATCAGCTCACTTGGAAGACGTACCCATGTACATGCTTCAGTGTGCGATGGAAGAAAACTGTTTGAGCAAGAGTGCTTACAAGGTAAATCCCAACTGTCCTAATCATGAGTACTCAAATTGTAACTATTATAATTCGTACTATCCTATTGTTAACTGTCCTATTTGTAACTACTGTAATTCTAACAATTTTAATCCtttcctaaatattttttgaaatgtgaaagtaattttgtttatttgttttgacgacctctgtagcgcagtggtaaggttcttgccactgaaccgagaggtcccgggttcgatccccggtcgggtcatgatggaaaatgatctttttctgattggcccgggtgttggatgtttatctatatatgtatttgttataaaatatagtatcgttgagttagtatcccataacacaagtctcgaacttactttggggctagctcaatctgtgtgatttgtcctaatgcCTCTTTATGCTCTATCGATGAAACTAATCTttctgaaattttgcacatgTAGTTCAGAGTACAGgtaaaattcacgcgggccaAGCCGCTAGCAGTAGCTTCCTATTTATATCATGATTCTGTATCATCAGCGTTGTCTGATTGgtaacatttcattttcagGTGCAAGACGTGAACCCTGACTGGCACTTCGATACACGAAGATTACTTCGTTTCACAGCGTCCACTTTGAACAAGGGGACAGATGAATTCAGGCCTTATCTGCCGAAACATATGTGGCAGTGGCACCTTTGCCATATGTAagttataagttaaaaaaaactgtatccAAAATAGTTATTGACCTACTCAATATGGTAGTTTATATTTACtgtttatacctatttatgcACAACGGATCTTTTGCTTCGGATTTCACAGCCAAAATTtgacgtgtggttccgcccaaaaataggaccactcctcCATTATCCTTCGGAGCAAGTCGTTCGAgtcgactaagggacacaaagccttGTCAACAAatggcaacaatagcatttccaaggagtgttgacgtcaggcaggtggccgattataaaatattaaccaaacctttaacattttaagttttatttttacgctgggCTCCGCGGCATCATAGTCCCGAATGCAACGAGGAATACTGAAGATGAGTGAGTGAGAAGTTCACAACCAAGAATAGGAACATGCGAGAATTAGAGAGATGTGTAAGAAAGGGTAATTTACTTGTGAAACCAAAAATCTGCTAAGATAAGTTATATTTGTGTTCATTTTAGCATGAATGTTGCGTTGTTCTCTTTCTTTGAagttaaatcaatcaatcaaataactTCAGGCATTACCACAGCATGGAAGTGTTCGCCACGTTTGACATTCTAGATGGGAAAGGTAGAAGGGTCGCTGAAGGTCACAAAGCGTCATTCTGTTTGGAGGACAACACCTGTCTACCTGGAGTCGAGAGAAAGTTCTCCTGCAAGAATTACGGAGACCAaggttaattaatttctgtaaAGCATTTGTCCGGTTACGAATCTAAGAGTTCGTAACTAACTATAGTGGAATAAccatctttatttaattagtaatatTGTTGTATTAGATACTGTGATGTAACTCTTGCTTTGGTACGTAACAAACCTCTGTGGCTTTAGCCGAATGcgttatttgttgtttttattgtattgtctttaaaatgataaataaataagtaaaaaataaaacaactgcTCGGAAAGAATCATATTCCATGTTAAAACTTACATGTAAAAGTAAGTAATTGAAGTCGAACAAAAAACCAATTTAATACCGAATATTCGCCGTCAGCTCCCAAAATGTTGGTTAATATACTAATGTGatttatgtaagtagttttcatagaccatcgCTTGATTCCGCcgaaggaaacctgcacataggtggacagtttagttcactagtgtagtgcttataatttttttattatttcatttttcgcTAATCTAATCACCTgcgatcacaaatatttgtctgcggttctaaatgtgtttgtgtccatctgACTgtgatacaagcttagtgttATCTATTTGTTATGTCAATTTAATTACTGGCAATATCGATATTGATCTATTTAGCGCGACTTTatcgttattattttcaaattgcaGGTATCTCCGTCAACTGCTCGGATGTGTATCTGTACAACATAGATTGTCAGTGGGTTGACGTCAGTGATGTCGAACCGGGGGATTATACTTTTAAAGTAAGCAATcctaaataatatcataaatgcgaaagtaagtttgtttgttacatcaGTCGGATGGGCAACAATATAGCAGCAGCATACCCAAGAATGACTGACGTCAATCaggcaaaattaaattgacaggtttcaaaaattttaaggttatttattACGCTGATCCCGAGCCGAATAGGATCTAAAAGAGTGTACATACTTTCGTGCAATAAATTcatacactaatattataaacgcgaacgTCTGTCgcactttcacggctaaaccgctgggcggattttgatgaaatttggaacagaAATAGATAAAGGCGCTAGGTCAAACGTAGGctagttttaaacaaataaataaaaaataaccctCTTCCAGGTGGCTGTGAACCCCCACGCAAAGATAGCAGAGCAATCTTTCCACAATAACGCAGCTATATGCCAGCTCAGGCTTACTGGCACATACGCCAGAGTCTACGGTTGTGTGCTGACCAGA is drawn from Plodia interpunctella isolate USDA-ARS_2022_Savannah chromosome 24, ilPloInte3.2, whole genome shotgun sequence and contains these coding sequences:
- the Loxl2 gene encoding lysyl oxidase homolog 2B; protein product: MLVKMFVVKVIALLVLIIVNVCELSKEVVRVVDQRQRAHFIQRLMNRRMKHEGKIKLIGGPTMYEGNVYIYHAGRWGAVCDDSWDDTDAQVVCRYFNRTGIATRGGEYGVAKTKFWMDDVVCQGDEKYLFECIFSGWGSSDCSATEAAGVNCNKRPSKYEQKDHFEHKLMLKKQNVPLKLVGTILRLVPSRNYVSNRNARSHSRGRVELFYNKTWGSICPDGWTLYEAMVVCRHLGLGYALEAMHTDYFGSSPIMLTNVKCQGNESNIFECKVKYGESDCPGDVGHVAAISCTEQLADLQLDTNALEISAHLEDVPMYMLQCAMEENCLSKSAYKVQDVNPDWHFDTRRLLRFTASTLNKGTDEFRPYLPKHMWQWHLCHMHYHSMEVFATFDILDGKGRRVAEGHKASFCLEDNTCLPGVERKFSCKNYGDQGISVNCSDVYLYNIDCQWVDVSDVEPGDYTFKVAVNPHAKIAEQSFHNNAAICQLRLTGTYARVYGCVLTRP